From a region of the Pleuronectes platessa chromosome 22, fPlePla1.1, whole genome shotgun sequence genome:
- the LOC128428897 gene encoding 4-galactosyl-N-acetylglucosaminide 3-alpha-L-fucosyltransferase 9, whose translation MSLSSCQMTRQRQIASGCFLLVCFLVIFFTYYKPEIEFPDFRDYLKRGNHSCECPVEAQIQGSNPNSSSEQHVEAPTDGPKQIQDVEVDAEPDSLLLIWTWPFGSKFDLTCDMFKYKRCRVTDDKSLYHQAHGVFIHHRDIHGNLGNLPSEPRPWFQKWVWMNMESPTHCTKLPGLDNLFNLTSCYRSDSHIPVPYGHLVPQTTEVESFQLPTKDKLVCWIVSNWHDGHKRVQYYNELKKHIQIETYGKAFGKNVDDLNYAKILSSCKFYLSFENSQHKDYITEKVFNPMKLGTVPVVLGTSRENYEDHIPRDFFIHVNDFSTPKELAERLLHLDQNMTEYMRFFDWKKRYKVEVSQFGREHACKACRYLQENRGYQASHSLTKWFWDQ comes from the coding sequence ATGTCCCTCTCAAGCTGCCAGATGACTCGTCAGAGGCAAATTGCCTCCGGCTGCTTCCTGTTGGTGTGTTTCCtggtaattttttttacatactaCAAGCCAGAAATCGAGTTCCCGGATTTTCGTGATTATCTGAAGAGAGGCAATCATTCTTGTGAGTGCCCTGTGGAAGCACAGATCCAGGGCTCAAACCCAAACTCTTCCTCGGAGCAGCACGTGGAAGCACCTACTGATGGTCCCAAGCAGATCCAGGACGTGGAGGTGGACGCTGAGCCTGATAGTCTCCTCTTGATTTGGACGTGGCCATTTGGGTCCAAATTCGATCTCACCTGCGATATGTTCAAATATAAACGATGCCGCGTGACCGATGACAAGTCTCTTTACCACCAAGCCCACGGGGTTTTCATTCACCACAGGGACATTCATGGAAATCTGGGAAACTTGCCGAGTGAGCCACGTCCCTGGTTTCAGAAATGGGTTTGGATGAACATGGAGTCACCTACACACTGTACAAAATTACCCGGACTTGATAACTTGTTCAACTTGACATCCTGTTATCGCTCAGATTCACATATCCCGGTGCCTTATGGGCATTTGGTGCCACAAACAACTGAGGTGGAGAGTTTCCAGCTGCCAACCAAGGACAAGTTGGTCTGTTGGATCGTGAGCAACTGGCATGACGGGCACAAAAGAGTTCAGTACTACAACGAGCTGAAAAAACACATCCAGATAGAAACTTATGGGAAAGCTTTTGGCAAAAATGTAGATGATCTAAACTATGCCAAAATATTATCTAGTTGTAAATTCTACCTCTCCTTTGAAAACTCTCAGCACAAAGATTATATCACAGAGAAGGTATTCAATCCTATGAAACTGGGAACTGTACCCGTAGTTCTTGGCACTTCAAGAGAAAACTACGAGGACCATATCCCACGAGACTTTTTCATTCATGTCAATGACTTTTCCACTCCAAAGGAGCTGGCAGAGAGACTCCTTCACCTAGACCAGAATATGACTGAATACATGAGATTCTTTGACTGGAAAAAGAGGTATAAAGTTGAAGTTTCACAGTTCGGCAGAGAACATGCCTGCAAAGCTTGTCGTTACTTACAAGAAAACAGAGGATACCAGGCTAGTCATTCTCTTACCAAGTGGTTCTGGGATCAATAG